A region from the Melioribacter roseus P3M-2 genome encodes:
- a CDS encoding Gfo/Idh/MocA family protein codes for MKKIRLGIIGCGIAARELHLPAIKKHKDKFDIVAACNRTEKKAKEYSLLTGGIPYTTDCREILKNPDVDAVVIAVPIDLNYKFAMEAIKAGKHVFLEKPLAAKPEEARKLIALQKRAKKVCFLAENFRFDPLYIEAKKLLDKKVIGDVYSVVWNVFNNLTLKDKYAQTKWRQKNKYPGGFIYDGGVHNAAALRMLFGDIKSGYASMKTVNPAIGTEDTFSFLFNFDKTTHGILNIFFSVRGFRSNEMIIFGDKGSLIIQNTNRIVIKKDGRKERKVNIKTDGGYENEFLHFYKIITKGIKNLSPFEEGYKDMMILQKAFESAKKDKLIKL; via the coding sequence ATGAAGAAAATACGACTGGGAATAATAGGATGCGGAATAGCGGCGAGGGAATTGCACCTGCCAGCCATCAAAAAACATAAAGATAAATTTGATATCGTAGCGGCGTGCAACAGAACCGAGAAGAAAGCGAAAGAATATTCGCTTCTAACGGGCGGCATTCCGTACACAACCGATTGCAGAGAGATACTGAAGAATCCTGATGTAGACGCGGTTGTAATCGCCGTGCCGATCGATTTGAACTATAAATTTGCAATGGAAGCGATAAAAGCGGGCAAACATGTTTTTCTGGAAAAACCGCTGGCAGCCAAGCCCGAGGAAGCAAGGAAACTGATTGCTTTGCAAAAGCGCGCAAAAAAAGTTTGTTTCCTCGCTGAGAATTTCCGGTTCGATCCGCTTTACATCGAAGCCAAAAAATTGCTGGATAAAAAAGTGATCGGAGACGTTTATTCTGTAGTTTGGAATGTTTTTAACAATCTGACTCTTAAAGACAAATACGCACAGACGAAATGGCGTCAGAAAAATAAATATCCCGGCGGATTTATTTACGACGGAGGAGTTCATAATGCGGCTGCTTTGCGTATGTTATTCGGCGATATAAAATCGGGCTATGCCTCGATGAAAACCGTTAATCCGGCAATCGGAACGGAAGATACGTTTTCGTTCCTGTTCAATTTCGATAAAACGACGCATGGAATCCTAAATATTTTCTTCTCAGTGCGCGGGTTCCGCAGTAACGAGATGATAATTTTCGGCGACAAAGGTTCCCTGATAATCCAAAACACTAATCGGATTGTTATCAAAAAAGACGGAAGGAAAGAAAGGAAAGTAAATATAAAAACCGACGGCGGATACGAAAATGAATTTTTACACTTTTATAAAATTATAACTAAGGGAATAAAGAATCTCAGTCCGTTTGAAGAAGGCTATAAGGATATGATGATACTTCAAAAAGCGTTTGAATCGGCGAAAAAGGACAAACTGATAAAATTATAA
- the typA gene encoding translational GTPase TypA: MKKIRNIAIIAHVDHGKTTLVDQILKQSNIFRQNQVVRERFLDSNDLERERGITILAKHISIPYKDYKINIIDTPGHADFGGEVERVLKMADGVLLLVDSFEGPMPQTRFVLEKALSLNLAPIVVVNKIDRPDNRPAEVLNEVYDLFIDLGADETQLEFPVFYASGREGWAVSDLSHRKKDITPLLESIIKDIPPPTMNSGSTQIQITTLDYNDYIGRIGVGRVFRGVLQKSQDLSIIKRDGKIHPISIKQIFVFDGLNRQEVDSVDYGDICAIVGVEDIDIGDTIADSNNPEPLPLITIDEPTISMTFTVNNSPFYGKEGKYVTSRQLRDRLYKELEHNVALKVEETSSPDSFKVSGRGILHLSILVENMRREGFELQIREPKVIYKEINGKKAEPIEILVVDVPAEYSGKVIELVGQRRGELAKMENKGSVQNLIFHIPSRGLMGLRTKLLTVTSGEGIMHHRFYQYEYFKGSIARNRNGAIISMEDGPVTAYALDSLKDRGKFFVEPGDVVYRGQVIGEHNKENDIEVNIQRGKKLTNMRASGSDKAIKIPPPIKFTLEEALEYIYEDEMVEVTPKSIRLRKLYLDPHERKRYNLNKAV; this comes from the coding sequence ATGAAAAAGATACGTAACATAGCGATAATAGCGCATGTTGATCACGGTAAAACTACATTGGTAGACCAAATACTGAAGCAGTCCAATATATTCAGACAAAATCAAGTTGTAAGAGAAAGGTTCCTCGACTCGAACGATCTGGAGCGGGAAAGAGGAATTACCATCTTGGCAAAACATATAAGCATCCCTTATAAAGACTATAAGATAAACATTATCGATACGCCCGGGCACGCGGATTTCGGCGGCGAGGTCGAACGCGTATTGAAAATGGCCGACGGCGTTCTGCTGCTCGTCGATTCGTTCGAAGGACCGATGCCGCAGACGCGTTTTGTACTCGAAAAGGCATTGAGTCTGAATCTGGCTCCTATAGTAGTCGTCAATAAAATAGACAGACCCGACAACAGACCTGCGGAAGTTTTAAATGAAGTGTACGATTTGTTTATCGATCTGGGAGCCGACGAAACACAACTCGAATTTCCCGTCTTTTATGCCAGCGGGCGCGAGGGTTGGGCGGTATCCGATTTATCTCATAGAAAGAAGGATATTACTCCCCTTCTCGAATCGATAATTAAAGATATTCCTCCTCCGACGATGAATTCCGGTTCCACGCAAATACAAATTACTACTCTCGATTATAACGATTATATCGGCAGAATCGGAGTAGGAAGAGTTTTCAGAGGCGTTCTCCAAAAATCTCAAGACCTCTCGATTATCAAACGCGACGGCAAAATTCACCCGATTTCGATTAAACAAATTTTCGTCTTCGACGGGCTCAACAGACAGGAAGTCGATTCGGTCGATTATGGAGATATTTGCGCAATTGTGGGAGTAGAAGATATCGATATCGGGGACACAATAGCGGATTCAAACAATCCCGAACCGCTGCCTCTGATAACAATCGACGAACCGACAATAAGCATGACATTTACGGTCAACAACTCGCCCTTCTACGGCAAAGAAGGAAAGTATGTAACTTCCCGCCAGCTCAGGGATCGACTCTACAAGGAGCTCGAACATAATGTAGCATTAAAAGTCGAGGAAACGAGTTCTCCCGATTCATTCAAGGTTTCGGGCAGGGGTATTTTGCATTTATCGATATTGGTCGAAAACATGAGACGCGAAGGTTTCGAACTCCAAATTCGGGAGCCGAAAGTTATCTACAAAGAAATAAACGGCAAAAAAGCCGAACCGATCGAAATTCTGGTTGTCGACGTCCCTGCGGAATATTCTGGCAAGGTTATCGAGCTCGTCGGTCAACGCCGGGGAGAACTGGCAAAAATGGAAAATAAAGGCTCGGTTCAGAATCTCATTTTTCATATTCCTTCCAGAGGATTAATGGGATTGAGGACAAAATTGCTTACCGTTACATCCGGCGAAGGAATAATGCACCACCGTTTTTACCAGTACGAATATTTCAAAGGATCGATTGCAAGAAACAGAAACGGAGCCATCATATCGATGGAAGACGGGCCGGTTACGGCATACGCTCTCGATTCGTTGAAAGACAGAGGGAAATTCTTCGTTGAACCCGGCGACGTAGTTTACCGCGGTCAGGTTATAGGCGAGCACAATAAGGAAAATGATATTGAAGTTAACATCCAGCGCGGGAAAAAATTAACCAATATGCGCGCTTCCGGGTCGGATAAAGCCATTAAGATTCCGCCTCCCATTAAATTCACTCTCGAGGAAGCGCTCGAATATATTTACGAAGACGAAATGGTGGAAGTTACGCCCAAATCGATTCGTTTGCGCAAACTCTATCTGGATCCTCACGAGCGCAAACGCTACAACTTGAACAAAGCCGTTTAA
- a CDS encoding PAS domain S-box protein produces the protein MIITDLIYNLTLLISVSILSGYADLYFPRNALSGKITQGIVFGITAVTGIIFSYNLSEGILIDGVSIIPGVAALFFGFTSGLIATLTAIFYRTSLGGIGVYTFLLTTLTSFAVGLIFNRYAKFRAKELNAFHFYFMGLMIHSAMLFYLLLLPENIVTESYESVAFTIITVFPIATVLICKILSDQLNRYKSANNMKAREELFRTTLYSIGEAVITTDAKGLIKSMNSVAEKLTGWNEKESVGKPVSKVFNIVNEFTGIKSRDPVELVLIEKKTVAFANHTLLINKNGDKIPIADSGAPIKNDAGDITGVVLVFRDQSQEREIENRIVETNHILQNILDTAPVSIFWKNRESVYIGCNKAFALQAGFNSPSEVYGKNDRHMKWHKEAGKIIEEDRNIISNDANSLGKIEKFILKDGSVKWQRINRVALKNTAGEITGILGTMEDITEQKLLEEKLAIDEDRLRMLVEGTPDFFFYTQDTAGNLNYISPSVERITGYKIEEWLAKRDWFTTDNPINKLAKEITAAHVKGLQTEEPIYIEIKSKNGELIFLEIYEHPIIRNGKVTGLQGVAHNITNEKNATEKLKTSEAELQAIFDALPDVVFTINNEGRYLKISSSNQELLYKPADNLLNKTLHEVLPEQTADYFLQIIHNVLDNQRGGQIEYELEINDEIKNFLATIEPLTDDTVLWVARDITLIKSYHKELIEAKESAEKADKLKSEFLAQMSHEIRSPINNILGHISLVKMFIEGNSYMDEDLNFSFDAIDNSSKRIVRTIDAILNMSDLSLGTYKPNKKKIDIRAIIESLYNEYKSAAERKNLRLAINNNADVCSIFSDDYSVYQIIANLIDNAIKYTKKGGVEITLNNQKDALEVKISDTGIGISEEYQKDLFTAFSQEEHGYTRKFEGTGLGMSLVKRYCELIGAGIEVESKKKVGTTFTLTFPQNIRLN, from the coding sequence TTGATAATAACGGACTTAATATATAATCTGACGCTACTTATTTCGGTAAGCATTTTATCGGGCTACGCAGACCTGTACTTCCCCCGCAATGCTCTTTCGGGCAAGATTACGCAAGGAATTGTTTTCGGTATCACCGCGGTTACCGGGATTATTTTTTCTTATAATTTAAGCGAAGGAATTTTAATCGACGGCGTTTCGATTATACCGGGCGTCGCCGCTTTATTCTTCGGCTTTACGTCGGGATTAATCGCTACGCTTACCGCCATTTTCTACAGAACTTCGCTGGGAGGAATAGGAGTTTATACGTTTCTATTGACAACTCTTACTTCCTTTGCCGTCGGACTGATATTTAATCGATACGCTAAATTCCGCGCTAAAGAATTGAACGCTTTCCATTTCTATTTTATGGGATTAATGATTCACTCCGCCATGTTATTCTACCTGCTTTTATTGCCGGAAAATATTGTTACGGAATCTTACGAAAGCGTAGCGTTTACAATTATTACTGTATTCCCGATAGCGACAGTTCTTATATGTAAGATCTTATCCGATCAATTGAACCGCTACAAATCCGCCAATAATATGAAAGCGCGGGAAGAATTATTCCGGACCACACTGTACAGTATCGGGGAAGCCGTGATTACTACTGACGCGAAAGGCTTAATAAAAAGTATGAACAGCGTCGCCGAAAAGTTAACGGGTTGGAATGAAAAGGAATCGGTCGGCAAACCGGTAAGCAAAGTCTTTAACATAGTCAACGAATTTACAGGTATAAAATCCAGGGATCCGGTCGAGCTTGTGCTTATTGAGAAGAAAACCGTCGCATTTGCCAATCATACTCTGTTAATCAATAAAAACGGGGATAAAATTCCGATTGCCGACAGCGGCGCTCCCATCAAAAACGACGCAGGCGACATTACGGGCGTCGTTCTCGTTTTTAGAGATCAATCTCAGGAAAGAGAAATCGAAAACAGAATTGTCGAGACAAACCACATTCTTCAAAATATTCTCGATACGGCGCCCGTGAGCATTTTCTGGAAAAACAGAGAATCGGTCTATATCGGCTGTAACAAAGCCTTTGCGCTTCAGGCAGGATTTAATTCTCCCTCCGAAGTATACGGCAAAAACGATCGCCATATGAAATGGCATAAAGAAGCGGGTAAAATTATCGAGGAGGACAGAAACATAATATCAAACGACGCAAATAGTCTCGGAAAGATTGAAAAATTTATTTTGAAAGACGGCTCCGTCAAATGGCAAAGGATTAACAGAGTTGCCTTAAAAAATACAGCGGGCGAAATCACGGGCATACTCGGCACAATGGAAGATATTACGGAGCAAAAACTTCTCGAAGAAAAACTTGCAATTGACGAAGACCGATTACGAATGTTGGTTGAAGGAACCCCGGATTTCTTTTTCTACACACAGGACACAGCCGGAAATTTGAATTACATTTCACCTTCGGTCGAAAGGATTACCGGATACAAAATTGAAGAATGGTTGGCAAAACGGGACTGGTTTACCACCGATAATCCTATTAATAAGCTGGCAAAAGAAATTACCGCAGCGCATGTTAAAGGTTTGCAAACCGAGGAACCGATTTATATCGAAATTAAGAGCAAAAACGGCGAGCTTATTTTTCTTGAAATTTACGAGCATCCTATTATACGAAACGGAAAAGTTACGGGTCTGCAAGGCGTGGCTCATAATATAACAAACGAAAAGAACGCAACCGAAAAACTTAAAACTTCGGAAGCCGAGCTTCAGGCAATTTTCGACGCTCTGCCCGACGTTGTTTTCACAATAAATAACGAAGGCAGATATCTGAAAATTTCTTCTTCGAATCAGGAATTGTTATATAAACCGGCTGACAATCTCTTAAACAAGACGCTGCACGAAGTCCTTCCCGAACAAACCGCCGACTATTTTCTTCAAATAATTCATAATGTATTGGACAATCAGAGAGGCGGACAAATCGAATACGAACTCGAAATCAACGACGAAATCAAAAATTTCCTAGCGACTATCGAGCCCCTGACTGACGATACCGTACTATGGGTAGCGAGGGATATTACTTTAATTAAAAGCTACCATAAAGAATTGATCGAGGCGAAAGAATCGGCAGAAAAAGCCGACAAACTTAAAAGCGAATTCCTCGCGCAAATGTCGCACGAAATCCGCAGTCCTATCAATAATATCCTCGGTCATATTTCCCTCGTTAAAATGTTCATCGAGGGGAATTCTTATATGGACGAAGATTTGAATTTCAGTTTTGACGCAATCGATAATTCCAGCAAGCGGATTGTGCGTACGATCGACGCAATACTCAACATGTCCGATTTGTCGTTGGGCACATACAAACCGAACAAGAAAAAAATCGATATCCGTGCAATAATAGAAAGCCTTTATAACGAATATAAATCGGCGGCGGAAAGAAAAAATTTACGATTAGCAATTAATAACAACGCAGACGTTTGCTCAATCTTCTCGGACGACTATTCGGTTTATCAAATAATCGCCAACTTAATCGACAATGCTATTAAGTATACAAAAAAAGGGGGCGTCGAAATAACTTTGAACAATCAGAAAGACGCTCTCGAAGTAAAAATTTCAGATACAGGAATAGGCATCTCGGAAGAATATCAAAAAGATTTGTTTACGGCATTTTCCCAGGAAGAACACGGATATACCCGGAAATTCGAAGGAACGGGGCTCGGCATGTCGCTCGTCAAACGATACTGCGAATTGATAGGCGCCGGCATTGAAGTCGAAAGCAAGAAAAAAGTCGGCACTACGTTTACACTGACATTTCCGCAAAATATTCGCCTCAATTAA
- a CDS encoding MFS transporter: protein MEKPRLSFWQIWNMSFGFFGIQFGFALQNANVSRIFETLGANIDDIPILWIAAPVTGLIIQPIIGHMSDRTWNKLGRRKPYFLTGAILASLALIVMPNSPALWVAAGMLWIMDASINISMEPFRAFVGDMLPSSQRTLGFSMQSFFIGTGTVIASALPYLMTNWFGISNVAPEGKIPDSVKFAFYIGAVVFFLSVLWTVLASKEYSPEELEKFSEPSESAENGYYEERFVESKKLMRNGIIWFLAGIILYLIFYFEIYIDYGVALFLLGAASFGILQILAGLLIGNNKKKNGFVVIINDLYNIPKTMVQLAYVQFFSWFALFSMWIYTTPAVTHHIYGATDTSSALYNEGANWVGVLMSVYNGFAALMAFVLIIMARKTSRKTVHAISLIFGGIGLLSFYFIKDPELLLVSELGIGLAWASILAMPYAILTGSLPQKKMGVYMGIFNFFIVIPQITAAAILGFFVRAVFAGEAIYALVLGGISMFLAAILVSFVHDKDNTK from the coding sequence ATGGAAAAACCCCGTTTAAGTTTCTGGCAAATATGGAACATGAGTTTTGGATTTTTCGGAATCCAATTCGGTTTTGCTCTGCAAAATGCAAACGTAAGCAGAATATTCGAAACATTAGGCGCCAACATAGACGACATTCCGATACTCTGGATAGCTGCTCCGGTAACGGGATTGATTATTCAACCGATAATCGGACACATGAGCGACAGGACATGGAATAAGCTCGGCAGGAGGAAGCCGTATTTTCTGACGGGAGCGATTTTAGCGTCGCTTGCGCTAATCGTAATGCCCAACTCGCCAGCGCTCTGGGTTGCCGCCGGTATGCTGTGGATTATGGACGCTTCAATCAATATTTCGATGGAACCTTTCAGAGCGTTTGTGGGCGATATGCTCCCCTCGTCTCAGCGCACGCTGGGTTTTTCGATGCAAAGCTTTTTCATCGGTACGGGCACCGTAATAGCCTCGGCGTTGCCTTATTTAATGACCAACTGGTTTGGAATTAGCAACGTTGCGCCGGAGGGCAAAATACCGGACAGCGTTAAATTTGCTTTTTATATTGGCGCCGTAGTTTTTTTCCTTTCGGTTCTCTGGACGGTGCTTGCCTCCAAAGAATATTCGCCCGAAGAACTTGAAAAATTTTCAGAGCCTTCCGAATCAGCAGAAAACGGATATTACGAAGAGCGGTTTGTCGAAAGTAAAAAGTTGATGCGAAACGGGATTATATGGTTCTTAGCGGGAATCATTCTGTACCTGATATTTTATTTTGAAATTTACATCGATTACGGAGTCGCGCTATTTTTACTCGGAGCCGCCTCATTCGGCATACTTCAAATACTTGCGGGCTTATTGATCGGAAACAATAAAAAAAAGAACGGATTCGTTGTAATCATCAACGACCTGTATAATATACCTAAAACTATGGTACAGTTGGCTTACGTTCAATTCTTTTCCTGGTTTGCGCTCTTTTCGATGTGGATTTATACGACTCCGGCCGTTACGCATCATATCTACGGAGCCACGGATACTTCCTCGGCGTTATATAACGAAGGCGCAAACTGGGTCGGAGTTTTGATGTCGGTCTATAACGGATTTGCAGCTCTGATGGCATTTGTTCTAATTATAATGGCGCGGAAAACAAGCCGGAAAACCGTTCATGCAATCAGCCTTATTTTCGGGGGTATCGGTCTGCTCTCTTTCTATTTCATCAAAGACCCCGAATTGCTGCTCGTTTCGGAACTGGGAATAGGACTTGCCTGGGCGTCGATACTTGCCATGCCGTATGCAATATTAACCGGTTCGCTCCCGCAAAAGAAAATGGGAGTTTATATGGGAATATTCAATTTCTTCATAGTTATTCCGCAAATAACCGCGGCTGCAATTTTGGGATTTTTCGTTCGCGCTGTTTTTGCGGGCGAAGCCATTTACGCTCTTGTTCTGGGCGGTATATCGATGTTCCTGGCGGCTATATTGGTTAGCTTCGTTCACGATAAAGACAATACAAAATAG
- a CDS encoding alpha-amylase family glycosyl hydrolase, which produces MKFYNARKILTFMLLLLSFIIISAQEKKPVVPQFSPPEWTKNVVMYEVNVRQYTPEGTFEAFEEHLPRLKKMGVDILWFMPIHPIGEKNRKGSLGSYYSIKDYKAINPEFGTEEDFKHLVNKAHEMGFYVMLDWVANHTSWDNVWTETHPEFFSKNEKGEFYPPVPDWHDVIDLDYSNKDLWDYMIDAMKYWVTEFDVDGFRCDYANGVPIEFWTAARKELEKVKPLFMLAEAAEPEMHIAHDMTYNWQLKDIMNKIAAGELNAEALAKHIKTEKKEYPKEGYRLNFTTNHDENSWSGTVFERLGESAEMFSVLTTTIHGMPLFYSGQEAGLNKRLRFFEKDTVDWSNLVFEDLFTKLCELKEKNKAIWSGLYGGEVILIENDNPENIFSFYREKDGYRLIAFFNASPKDQKFSFKSENLAGSYNNYFTSEEVSLNTDNTLTLKPWEYIILVNK; this is translated from the coding sequence ATGAAGTTCTACAACGCCAGGAAAATTCTGACTTTCATGTTACTCTTATTGTCGTTCATTATAATCAGCGCGCAAGAGAAAAAGCCGGTCGTACCGCAATTTTCTCCGCCCGAATGGACAAAAAATGTAGTTATGTACGAAGTAAACGTTAGACAATACACGCCCGAAGGAACTTTCGAAGCGTTCGAAGAACATTTACCGAGACTGAAAAAAATGGGCGTCGATATTTTGTGGTTTATGCCGATTCATCCGATCGGAGAGAAGAACAGAAAAGGCAGCCTCGGCAGTTATTATTCAATCAAAGATTATAAGGCAATTAATCCCGAGTTCGGCACGGAAGAAGATTTCAAACATCTCGTAAACAAAGCTCACGAAATGGGATTTTACGTAATGCTCGACTGGGTGGCAAATCATACGTCGTGGGATAATGTCTGGACGGAAACTCATCCGGAATTTTTCAGTAAAAACGAAAAAGGCGAGTTCTATCCTCCCGTTCCGGATTGGCACGATGTAATTGATCTTGATTACTCAAATAAAGACCTATGGGATTACATGATTGACGCTATGAAATATTGGGTAACCGAATTCGACGTGGACGGTTTCAGATGCGATTACGCCAACGGCGTTCCCATCGAATTCTGGACGGCGGCCAGAAAAGAGCTCGAAAAAGTAAAACCTCTCTTCATGCTTGCCGAAGCCGCCGAACCCGAAATGCATATCGCTCATGATATGACTTACAACTGGCAGCTTAAAGACATAATGAATAAAATAGCCGCGGGCGAATTGAACGCCGAAGCATTGGCAAAACATATTAAAACCGAGAAGAAGGAATACCCGAAAGAAGGTTACAGACTTAATTTCACGACCAACCACGACGAAAATTCGTGGAGCGGAACCGTATTCGAAAGACTCGGAGAAAGCGCGGAAATGTTCTCCGTGCTAACGACAACAATTCACGGTATGCCGCTTTTCTACAGCGGTCAGGAAGCCGGTCTCAACAAAAGACTCCGCTTCTTCGAAAAAGACACTGTCGATTGGTCGAATCTCGTATTTGAGGATCTCTTTACAAAATTGTGCGAACTCAAAGAAAAGAACAAAGCAATCTGGAGCGGACTTTACGGCGGAGAAGTTATTCTAATCGAGAACGACAATCCCGAAAATATTTTTTCATTTTACCGCGAAAAAGACGGTTACCGTTTAATAGCGTTTTTCAACGCTTCGCCGAAAGACCAAAAATTTTCGTTTAAATCCGAGAACCTCGCCGGTTCTTACAATAATTATTTCACTTCGGAAGAAGTATCCTTAAATACAGACAACACATTGACGCTCAAACCGTGGGAATACATTATTCTTGTTAATAAATAG
- the malQ gene encoding 4-alpha-glucanotransferase: MTFTRSAGILLHPTSLPGNYGIGDLGKEAYKFIDFLAETGNTLWQALPLGPTGFGNSPYQCFSAFAGNPLLISPEILKDEGLLNDDDLKSLITHEKHHVDFGKIIGLKFDALRKAYANYNLSGKDGFEEFCESNRDWLDDFALFMACKNYHGGIVWSQWEEEIAFRKGDAVEKWTKKLSDEIRFQKFIQFKFFSQWKNLRDYANSKGIKIIGDVPIYIAYDSADLWANKKYFTVDEKGKLEFVAGVPPDYFSATGQLWGNPLYKWDVIEKDNFRWWIDRFRSILNLVDIVRIDHFRGFEAYYKIPGDAPTAETGEWVKAPGEKLFNTLKNEFGELPVLAEDLGIITKEVEELRDKFEFPGMKILQFAFGKDGEKRFLPHNFINNCVVYTGSHDNDTTRGFFEKEKEKNSDVYYHARDYMNYYGDDMCHALIKLAYSSVGNIVIIPMQDILNLDSSARMNFPSKPDGNWTWRFSWEQAPEGLVKHYKYLIELYERNPNEVNHD, from the coding sequence ATGACATTTACGCGTTCTGCGGGTATACTGCTTCACCCCACATCTTTGCCGGGAAATTACGGCATAGGCGATCTCGGCAAAGAAGCTTACAAATTTATAGACTTTCTTGCGGAAACCGGCAATACGCTCTGGCAGGCGCTGCCGTTGGGTCCTACGGGATTCGGCAATTCGCCTTATCAATGTTTCTCGGCTTTTGCAGGAAATCCTTTGCTTATAAGTCCCGAAATTCTGAAAGACGAAGGCTTATTGAACGACGATGATCTGAAAAGTTTGATTACTCACGAAAAGCATCACGTCGATTTCGGAAAAATAATCGGTTTGAAATTTGACGCGCTGAGAAAAGCGTACGCAAATTATAATTTATCCGGGAAAGACGGTTTCGAAGAGTTCTGCGAATCGAACAGGGATTGGCTCGATGATTTTGCGCTTTTTATGGCCTGCAAAAATTATCACGGCGGAATTGTCTGGAGCCAATGGGAAGAAGAAATTGCATTCAGAAAAGGAGACGCAGTCGAAAAATGGACGAAAAAACTGAGCGACGAAATAAGATTCCAGAAATTCATTCAGTTTAAGTTTTTCAGTCAATGGAAAAATTTAAGAGACTATGCCAATTCGAAAGGGATAAAAATTATCGGCGACGTGCCGATCTATATTGCATACGACAGCGCGGACTTATGGGCTAATAAAAAATATTTTACCGTCGATGAAAAAGGCAAACTGGAATTCGTTGCGGGAGTGCCGCCGGATTATTTCAGCGCCACAGGACAATTATGGGGAAATCCTTTATACAAATGGGACGTAATTGAAAAAGATAATTTCAGGTGGTGGATTGACCGTTTCAGATCGATCCTCAATTTGGTAGACATAGTACGCATAGACCACTTCAGAGGATTCGAAGCCTATTATAAAATTCCGGGCGACGCGCCTACCGCCGAAACAGGCGAGTGGGTTAAAGCTCCGGGAGAAAAATTATTCAATACTTTGAAAAACGAATTCGGAGAATTGCCCGTACTGGCTGAAGACCTCGGAATTATAACCAAAGAAGTTGAAGAACTGAGGGATAAATTCGAATTCCCCGGAATGAAAATTCTCCAGTTCGCATTCGGTAAAGACGGCGAAAAGAGATTTCTACCGCACAATTTTATAAATAACTGCGTGGTTTATACGGGTTCGCATGACAACGATACAACCCGCGGCTTTTTCGAAAAAGAAAAAGAGAAAAATTCCGACGTCTATTATCACGCCCGCGATTACATGAATTATTACGGCGACGATATGTGTCACGCCCTTATTAAACTTGCTTATTCGTCCGTCGGCAATATCGTTATAATTCCGATGCAGGATATTCTGAATCTCGACAGCTCCGCCAGAATGAATTTCCCGAGCAAACCCGACGGAAACTGGACGTGGCGATTCAGCTGGGAGCAGGCGCCCGAAGGATTGGTCAAACATTATAAATATTTGATAGAATTGTACGAAAGAAATCCGAACGAAGTAAATCATGATTAA
- a CDS encoding M48 family metallopeptidase, which produces MIKIDKLLKSNRKTVSLQVIPGGQLVVRAPKNITQYELDKIIALHSKWILKKKETLKNVFVPKKNYSEGEQFLFLGKNYTLKFSPVAGSIILDDKLYINPKKKDIAEKLIVEFYRKKAKEYIVSRVFHFAIKFGYQFKSVRITSAKKRWGSCSYKGNLNFAWRLIMAPPEIIDYVVIHELAHLKIKNHSKEFWDKVAELMPDYYSRRNWLKKNGYLLDL; this is translated from the coding sequence ATGATTAAAATAGATAAACTGCTCAAGAGTAATCGTAAAACAGTCTCGCTCCAGGTAATCCCCGGCGGTCAGCTTGTCGTACGAGCTCCTAAAAATATTACTCAATACGAGCTCGATAAAATTATTGCCCTGCACAGCAAGTGGATTTTGAAGAAGAAGGAAACTCTCAAAAATGTTTTCGTTCCAAAGAAAAATTATTCCGAAGGCGAACAGTTTCTCTTTCTCGGAAAGAATTATACTCTGAAATTCAGCCCAGTTGCCGGCAGCATAATTCTCGATGATAAGCTATATATTAATCCGAAAAAGAAAGATATCGCGGAAAAATTAATAGTCGAATTTTATCGTAAAAAGGCAAAAGAGTATATTGTCTCCAGGGTATTCCATTTTGCAATAAAGTTCGGTTATCAGTTCAAGTCGGTGCGGATTACGAGCGCAAAAAAAAGATGGGGCTCGTGCAGTTATAAAGGCAATCTGAATTTTGCATGGAGACTTATAATGGCTCCGCCCGAAATTATCGATTATGTAGTTATCCATGAACTGGCGCATTTGAAAATTAAAAATCACTCGAAAGAATTCTGGGATAAAGTCGCCGAGTTGATGCCGGATTATTATTCCAGAAGGAACTGGTTAAAAAAGAACGGTTATTTGCTCGATTTGTAA